In one Salipiger abyssi genomic region, the following are encoded:
- the lipB gene encoding lipoyl(octanoyl) transferase LipB — MTEWITSDGLTGYEEAVSFMEARAGQIARGEADEAIWLLEHPPLYTAGTSARREDLRDPDRFPVFESKRGGQYTYHGPGQRVVYVMLDLNTRGRDIRRFVQQLEAWVIAALAEFNVTGHIREGRVGVWVERPDRPRLPDGRMAEDKIAAIGIRLRKWVSFHGISINVEPELEHFSGIVPCGISDYGVTSLVDLGLPVTMTDVDVALKRGFAETFGD; from the coding sequence ATGACCGAATGGATCACCAGCGACGGCCTGACCGGCTACGAAGAGGCGGTCTCCTTCATGGAGGCCCGCGCCGGGCAGATCGCGCGCGGCGAGGCGGATGAGGCGATCTGGCTGCTCGAACACCCGCCGCTCTACACCGCCGGCACCTCGGCGCGGCGCGAAGACCTGCGCGACCCGGACCGCTTCCCGGTCTTTGAGAGCAAGCGCGGCGGGCAGTACACCTATCACGGGCCGGGCCAGCGCGTGGTCTATGTGATGCTCGACCTCAACACGCGCGGGCGCGACATCCGCCGCTTTGTCCAGCAGCTCGAGGCCTGGGTGATCGCCGCGCTGGCGGAGTTCAACGTCACCGGCCATATCCGCGAGGGCCGGGTCGGCGTCTGGGTCGAACGGCCCGACCGCCCGCGCCTGCCCGACGGACGCATGGCCGAGGACAAGATCGCCGCCATCGGCATCCGCCTGCGCAAATGGGTGAGCTTTCACGGCATCTCGATCAATGTGGAGCCGGAACTGGAGCATTTCTCCGGCATCGTGCCCTGCGGCATTTCGGATTACGGCGTGACCAGCCTGGTCGATCTCGGCCTGCCGGTGACGATGACCGATGTCGACGTGGCGCTGAAGCGCGGTTTTGCCGAGACCTTTGGCGATTGA
- a CDS encoding NAD-dependent succinate-semialdehyde dehydrogenase — protein MTDLSNRPTLGLTDPELLQNAGDFPGQGRLAVRDPATGALIAQVAMSDAGGARAAVDAAQNAFPGWATMLPQDRAAILHRWHTLIMAAKEDLSRLMVAEQGKPLSEARGEIDYAASFVQFYAEEALRPNIEGVTSHLPDAEMELWREPVGVAALVTPWNFPSAMITRKAAAALAAGCTVVIHPSAETPLSALALAELARRAGFPDGTVNTVIGDAATIVGEWTADARVRALSFTGSTEIGRLLYRQSADTVKRLVLELGGHAPFIVFEDADLDRAVAEAIKAKFATSGQDCLGANRFYIQRPVYQEFCERFARATEALRLGKGMDDPDIGPLIHERAVEKQALQVNDALTKGAKLLTGGAIDPALGPLFFRPTVLADVTDDAAIMSEETFGPVAPLTPFDDEAEVIGRANATEYGLVAYVHSLDPRRIYRLTRALQFGMVAVNRTKVTGAPIPFGGVKQSGMGREGARQGLEAFTDIKYVCRDWG, from the coding sequence ATGACCGATCTGTCGAACCGGCCCACGCTCGGCCTCACCGACCCAGAACTTCTTCAGAACGCAGGCGATTTCCCCGGCCAGGGGCGCCTCGCCGTGCGCGACCCGGCCACCGGCGCGCTGATCGCCCAGGTGGCGATGAGCGATGCAGGCGGCGCCCGCGCCGCCGTCGATGCCGCGCAGAACGCCTTTCCCGGCTGGGCCACCATGCTGCCGCAGGACCGCGCCGCGATCCTGCACCGCTGGCACACGCTGATCATGGCCGCCAAGGAGGATCTCTCGCGCCTCATGGTGGCCGAACAGGGCAAGCCGCTGAGCGAGGCGCGGGGCGAGATCGACTATGCCGCAAGCTTCGTGCAGTTCTATGCCGAAGAGGCGCTGCGCCCGAATATCGAGGGCGTCACCAGCCACCTGCCCGATGCCGAGATGGAGCTCTGGCGCGAGCCGGTGGGGGTCGCCGCACTCGTCACCCCGTGGAACTTCCCCTCGGCGATGATCACCCGCAAGGCCGCCGCCGCGCTCGCCGCCGGCTGCACCGTGGTGATCCACCCCTCCGCCGAAACCCCGCTCTCGGCGCTGGCGCTGGCCGAGCTGGCGCGCCGCGCCGGCTTCCCCGACGGCACGGTGAACACCGTGATCGGCGACGCCGCCACCATCGTCGGCGAATGGACGGCCGACGCCCGCGTGCGCGCGCTCTCCTTCACCGGCTCCACCGAGATCGGCCGGCTGCTCTACCGCCAGTCCGCCGATACGGTGAAGCGGCTGGTGCTCGAGCTCGGCGGGCACGCGCCCTTCATCGTCTTCGAGGATGCGGATCTCGACCGCGCCGTGGCCGAGGCGATCAAGGCGAAATTCGCCACCTCCGGGCAGGATTGCCTGGGCGCCAACCGCTTCTACATCCAGCGCCCGGTTTATCAGGAATTCTGCGAGCGCTTTGCCCGCGCCACCGAGGCGCTGCGGCTCGGCAAGGGCATGGACGATCCCGACATCGGCCCGCTCATCCATGAGCGCGCGGTGGAAAAGCAGGCGCTTCAGGTCAATGACGCGCTGACCAAAGGCGCAAAACTGCTCACCGGCGGCGCCATCGACCCGGCGCTGGGGCCGCTCTTTTTCCGGCCCACGGTGCTGGCCGATGTGACAGACGACGCGGCGATCATGTCGGAGGAGACCTTCGGCCCGGTTGCCCCGCTCACCCCCTTCGACGACGAGGCGGAGGTGATCGGGCGCGCCAACGCCACCGAATACGGGCTGGTCGCCTATGTGCACAGCCTCGATCCGCGCCGCATCTACCGCCTCACCCGCGCGCTGCAATTCGGCATGGTGGCGGTCAACCGCACCAAGGTCACCGGCGCGCCGATCCCGTTTGGCGGGGTCAAGCAATCGGGCATGGGCCGCGAGGGCGCACGCCAGGGGCTCGAGGCCTTTACCGATATCAAATACGTCTGCCGCGACTGGGGCTGA
- a CDS encoding aspartate aminotransferase family protein, with product MLTNDQLGKWDRESFFHPSTHLGQFARGEAPQRIVTGGEGVYITDRDGNRLLDGFAGLYCVNVGYGRQEIAEAIAAQARELSYYHAYAGHGSEASITLAKMVMDRAPDHMARVYFGLGGSDANETNIKLVWYYNNILGRPEKKKIISRWRGYHGSGLMTGSLTGLELFHKKFDLPLAQVIHTEAPYYFRRPDTAMTEADFTAHCVAELEALIESEGPETIAAFIGEPVLGTGGIVPPPEGYWPAIQAVLDKHDILLIADEVVTGFGRLGSMFGSDHYGIKPDLITSAKGLTSAYAPLSATIVGQRMWDVLMQGTDEYGVLGHGWTYSAHPIGAAAGIANLKLIDELGLVQNAADTGAYLAQTMRDALGAHANVGEVRGEGMLCAVELVADRDSRRFFDASEGKGAKVVAAMLERGVIARAMPQGDILGFAPPLCLTRAEADEIVSVTADAVEAVLG from the coding sequence ATGCTGACGAACGACCAACTGGGGAAATGGGACCGCGAGAGCTTTTTCCACCCCTCCACCCATCTCGGCCAGTTCGCCCGGGGCGAGGCGCCGCAGCGCATCGTCACCGGCGGCGAGGGTGTCTATATCACCGACCGCGACGGCAACCGCCTGCTCGACGGGTTCGCCGGGCTCTATTGCGTGAACGTGGGCTATGGCCGCCAGGAGATCGCCGAGGCCATCGCCGCGCAGGCGCGCGAACTCAGCTATTACCACGCCTATGCCGGCCACGGCTCCGAGGCCTCGATCACCCTGGCCAAGATGGTGATGGACCGCGCCCCCGATCACATGGCGCGGGTCTATTTCGGCCTCGGCGGTTCGGATGCGAACGAGACCAACATCAAGCTGGTCTGGTATTACAACAACATCCTCGGACGTCCCGAGAAGAAAAAGATCATCTCGCGCTGGCGCGGCTATCACGGCTCTGGCCTGATGACCGGCTCGCTCACGGGGCTGGAGCTCTTCCACAAGAAATTCGACCTGCCGCTGGCGCAGGTGATCCATACCGAGGCGCCCTATTACTTCCGCCGCCCCGACACCGCGATGACCGAGGCGGATTTCACCGCCCATTGCGTCGCCGAGCTGGAGGCGCTGATCGAGTCCGAGGGGCCCGAGACCATCGCCGCCTTCATCGGCGAGCCGGTGCTGGGCACCGGTGGCATCGTACCGCCGCCCGAGGGCTACTGGCCGGCGATCCAGGCGGTGCTGGACAAGCACGACATCCTGCTCATCGCCGATGAGGTGGTGACCGGCTTCGGGCGTCTGGGCTCGATGTTCGGCTCGGATCACTATGGCATCAAGCCCGATCTCATCACCTCGGCGAAGGGGCTGACCTCGGCCTATGCGCCGCTCTCGGCCACCATTGTCGGGCAGCGCATGTGGGATGTGCTGATGCAGGGCACCGACGAATACGGTGTGCTGGGCCATGGCTGGACCTATTCCGCCCACCCCATCGGCGCGGCCGCCGGCATCGCCAATCTAAAGCTGATCGACGAGCTTGGCCTCGTGCAGAACGCCGCAGACACCGGCGCCTATCTCGCCCAGACCATGCGCGACGCGCTCGGCGCGCATGCAAATGTCGGCGAGGTGCGCGGCGAGGGCATGCTCTGCGCGGTGGAGCTGGTCGCCGACCGCGACAGCCGCCGCTTCTTCGACGCCTCCGAAGGCAAGGGCGCCAAGGTCGTGGCGGCGATGCTGGAGCGCGGCGTGATCGCACGGGCCATGCCGCAGGGCGACATCCTGGGCTTTGCGCCGCCGCTCTGCCTGACCCGCGCGGAAGCGGACGAGATCGTCTCGGTGACGGCGGACGCGGTGGAAGCCGTACTTGGCTGA
- a CDS encoding GNAT family N-acetyltransferase translates to MQDTPVTIAPAAPEELEAIRALVDAAYRPYVPRMGLLPGPMRDDYAAHLAAGRLLVLRAAGQVAGLLVLIDAPGHLLLDNVAVAGEAQGRGYGRRLMDHAEAEALRRGYDRIRLYTHVSMVENIAIYARRGYEETHRAEVNGLHRIYMEKRLR, encoded by the coding sequence ATGCAGGACACACCCGTCACCATCGCCCCTGCGGCGCCGGAGGAGCTTGAGGCGATCCGCGCGCTGGTCGACGCGGCCTATCGTCCTTACGTGCCGCGCATGGGGCTGCTGCCCGGCCCGATGCGCGACGATTACGCCGCCCATCTCGCCGCCGGTCGGCTGCTGGTGCTGCGCGCGGCGGGGCAGGTTGCGGGCCTCCTTGTGCTGATCGACGCGCCGGGTCACCTGCTGCTCGACAATGTGGCGGTTGCCGGGGAGGCGCAGGGCAGGGGCTATGGCCGGCGGCTGATGGATCATGCCGAGGCGGAGGCGCTGCGCCGGGGCTACGACCGGATCCGCCTCTACACCCATGTAAGCATGGTCGAGAATATCGCGATCTATGCCAGGCGCGGCTATGAGGAAACCCACCGCGCCGAGGTGAACGGGCTGCACCGGATCTATATGGAAAAGCGGCTGCGATAG
- a CDS encoding peptidoglycan-binding domain-containing protein: MKRRFVTGLLTASVALTPLPALADNAFVGGLVGGIIGSAIANQPQKKVYRAPAKKTYKSSSANSAQRQQNRDTQTALNYFGFDAGSVDGVMGSRSRRAISAYQAHMGYSPTGQITQYERDFLVGSYHRAQAGGPTTAQMIASSPMGVKGLLTAYRDEQMNGSGNSATASIGGHYGLPSVVAAAVNEIAKSSDPTAEQLVQRHGFIQLADINGDGRTDYLIDTSVTGSAFWCSAQSCAVRVFASTPDGYERNDFQAFNVTPAMFTCQRGTCAKTGDGGTMTAASPGMPAPQLPPQTQMAAMSGAGVAPPVASAQPVVPSTAPVAAQPASPALPNFFGAAPVEASLASHCNTVSLVTSTNGGYITADTLTDPVAAMDEQMCLTRTYAIARGEELMAQVSGATPQQIAAQCASFGELLKENVAAVSLQPREEVLQGVGQFLLSTGMSPAQLEKTAQICLASGYKTDDLDTAMGAALMLVSLGQAPYAELLGHHLSQGFGASKRLDLAVSWYGQALDALDGGAVPVFASGQPERAGLLRKASLMLGGNAAVQTAPEGVVTKAATLPVFTIEN; the protein is encoded by the coding sequence GTGAAACGTCGTTTCGTAACAGGTTTGCTGACCGCCAGCGTCGCGCTTACCCCGCTTCCCGCCCTTGCCGACAACGCCTTTGTCGGCGGTCTGGTGGGGGGCATCATCGGCAGCGCCATCGCCAACCAGCCGCAGAAGAAGGTCTATCGCGCACCCGCCAAGAAGACCTACAAGAGCAGCTCTGCGAACTCCGCGCAGCGCCAGCAGAATCGCGACACCCAGACCGCGCTGAACTATTTCGGCTTTGACGCGGGTTCGGTAGATGGCGTGATGGGCAGCCGCAGCCGTAGGGCGATCTCCGCCTATCAGGCGCATATGGGCTATTCGCCCACCGGCCAGATCACCCAGTACGAGCGCGATTTCCTAGTCGGTTCCTATCACCGCGCCCAGGCGGGCGGGCCGACCACCGCGCAGATGATCGCCTCTTCTCCGATGGGCGTGAAGGGGCTGCTGACCGCCTATCGCGACGAGCAGATGAATGGCAGCGGCAACTCGGCCACCGCCTCTATCGGCGGGCATTACGGCCTGCCCAGCGTGGTGGCCGCGGCGGTGAACGAGATCGCCAAGAGCTCCGATCCGACGGCGGAGCAGCTGGTGCAGCGCCACGGTTTCATCCAGCTCGCCGATATCAATGGCGACGGTCGCACAGATTACCTGATCGACACCTCGGTGACCGGCTCGGCCTTCTGGTGCAGCGCGCAGAGTTGCGCGGTGCGGGTCTTCGCCTCGACGCCCGATGGCTACGAGCGCAATGATTTCCAGGCCTTCAACGTGACACCGGCGATGTTCACCTGCCAGCGCGGCACCTGCGCCAAGACCGGCGATGGCGGCACCATGACGGCGGCCTCGCCGGGCATGCCCGCACCGCAGCTGCCGCCGCAGACCCAGATGGCGGCGATGTCCGGGGCAGGGGTGGCACCGCCCGTCGCCTCGGCGCAGCCGGTGGTGCCCTCGACCGCGCCCGTCGCCGCGCAGCCCGCCAGCCCGGCGCTGCCGAATTTCTTCGGCGCGGCCCCGGTGGAGGCCTCGCTCGCGTCGCATTGCAACACGGTCAGCCTCGTGACCTCGACCAATGGCGGCTACATCACCGCCGACACGCTGACCGATCCGGTCGCGGCCATGGACGAGCAGATGTGCCTCACCCGCACCTATGCCATTGCGCGTGGCGAAGAGCTCATGGCGCAGGTGTCCGGCGCGACGCCGCAGCAGATCGCCGCGCAATGCGCGAGCTTCGGCGAGCTCCTCAAGGAAAACGTGGCGGCGGTGTCGCTGCAACCGCGCGAAGAGGTGCTGCAAGGCGTCGGTCAGTTCCTGCTCTCGACGGGCATGTCGCCGGCGCAGCTGGAAAAAACCGCGCAGATCTGCCTCGCCTCCGGCTACAAGACCGATGATCTCGATACCGCGATGGGTGCGGCGCTGATGCTGGTCTCGCTCGGCCAGGCGCCCTATGCAGAGCTTCTGGGCCATCACCTGAGCCAGGGCTTCGGCGCCAGCAAACGGCTCGATCTCGCGGTCTCCTGGTACGGTCAGGCGCTGGACGCGCTGGACGGTGGCGCTGTGCCGGTCTTTGCGTCCGGACAGCCGGAGCGCGCGGGCTTGCTGCGCAAGGCCTCGCTCATGCTCGGCGGCAATGCCGCGGTGCAGACGGCGCCGGAGGGCGTGGTGACCAAGGCGGCGACCCTGCCGGTCTTTACGATCGAGAACTGA